In Octopus bimaculoides isolate UCB-OBI-ISO-001 chromosome 26, ASM119413v2, whole genome shotgun sequence, the following are encoded in one genomic region:
- the LOC106882127 gene encoding nuclear speckle splicing regulatory protein 1: MLFDLAMDEQGVFSTSLQKESRKNKLKKQAQLEIDKALQDDPSVYEYDKIYDDIQSEKIKTDLLLKTKADKKPKYIEGLLKAAASRKKEQEKRTERKIQQEREAEGEEFKDKEEFVTSAYKKKLLELQEEEEREKKEAEMEALLDVTKQKDLSGFYRFLYQQTSGTDPQQADNADDDGGGGGDGSKKTTTVKQEPEDVEEGF, from the exons atgctgttTGATCTGGCAATG GATGAACAAGGAGTATTCAGTACGTCATTACAGAAAGAATCTcgaaaaaacaaactgaaaaaacaG GCACAGCTAGAGATCGATAAAGCACTGCAGGATGATCCTTCAGTTTATGAATATGACAAAATCTATGATGACATCCAATCAGAAAAAATCAAAACTGATCTTTTGTTAAAAACCAAAGCAGACAAAAAG CCCAAGTATATTGAGGGTCTATTGAAAGCAGCTGCGAGTAGGAAAAAGGAACAGGAGAAACGTACGGAGAGGAAGATACAGCAGGAACGTGAGGCGGAGGGTGAAGAGTTTAAAGACAAGGAGGAGTTTGTTACATCAGCCTACAAGAAGAAGTTACTGGAACtacaggaagaagaagagagagagaagaaagaagccGAGATGGAAG CTTTGTTGGACGTCACCAAACAGAAGGATCTGAGTGGCTTCTACAGGTTCCTGTATCAACAGACAAGTGGCACAGACCCACAACAAGCTGACAATGCTGACGACGATGGCGGAGGAGGAGGTGATGGGAG TAAGAAGACAACAACGGTGAAACAGGAACCAGAGGATGTCGAAGAAGGATT TTAA